Sequence from the Melitaea cinxia chromosome 18, ilMelCinx1.1, whole genome shotgun sequence genome:
taattttagctaaatgattttatatttggttttgcacttttctaaaataatttatttacagaaaaagaatgaaaaataattgaagatgtaataaaattttgctattaagtattaattaatgtCAACTGTGATAACACTAGTTTTTCTATTACTCTCTTACTCGTACTTGCATCATGCGTAATTATCAATTAACAAACTAATGAGTATACTACTTGGAAAATTGAAATTATCGGttgtaaaaataactttgactctgacttataataataaataataacagaaatGATCAGCGCGCCaagcaattattgttgacattacagctcccggtcccggttgttatcatgtacacctgataacgatcgttactcatagtagggaatatattcgccaacctgcattggagcagcgtggtggattaagctcctacaaggggaaagagacctatgcccagtaatacaggctgaagcgatattacAGTTCCACATTATTAAGTGTAGTCGTTTCCTTaactgacatttttttttgagaatacTATACCAGCATTTACTGCACCTTTACATATAGCAAAATTCTCAAtagaaatataatgtttaagttAAGTGATGTGTTCGTTAGTATGGTCGACGGCAGGATGTGGTCGGGGATCCTCTCGATCGACTCCAGGAGGTAAGAAGCCGAGGCGGCGCGTGGCGTCCGTCGCACAGCGTCGCGCGGCCAACATCCGCGAACGCCGTCGGATGTTCAATCTCAACGAGGCTTTCGACAAATTACGTCGAAAGGTACTGGTATTTCCTCATATTAGTTTTCAAAGTTTCACGGACACTAATAAAACTTTCGATTCTACGGGACTTGCGATTGTCATTATGAACctcttgatatttattattatttatcatataaaactattttaactattttatggcttaatttttaatctgtttgtGAGATTACTATACGTAAACTGTTTacgttgtttttgtttgttacatacacatatactagccgactcggcaaacgttgtcttgcccctaaacgctatttaaaaataggagtcGGTGGTAAAAGGTGAAAATTtatggttgtatgtattttttaacgccaaatcataatgaaatgaaaagtaaataatctatctaaaaattaaaaaaaaaaaatttttttctggtttggactacccttaacatttagggggatgaaaaataaatgttgttcgattctcagacctacccaatatgcacacaaaatttcatgagaatcggtcaagccgtgtcggaggagtttaactacaaacaccgcgacagagaattttatatgttagatatatatatatatatatatatatattatatttaaaatatttactatatttaaatcCGGACTCCGTAATACCTAATtctagtttttaaccgacttccaaaaaaggaggaggttctcaattcgattgtattattattgtttttttttatgtatgttacatcagaacttttgaccgggtggaccgatttcgacaaattttgtttatcgaaaggtggtgtgtgtcaattggtcccatttaaatttatttgagatctaacaactacttttcgagttatatttaataatgcgtttttacttgacgcttttttcgtcgacctacgttgtattataccgcataactttctactagatgcaccgattttgataattctttttttgttggaaagaatatatccctagtttggtaccatgataaggaaaccaggatctgatgatggaatcccagagaaatcaagggaaactctcgaaaatccgcaataactttttactgggtgtaccgattttgataatttttgatttaatcgaaagctgatgtttatcatgtggtcacatataaattttatcgagacctgatcactactttttgagtaatctttgataacgcgtagttacttgactattttttcgtcgatctacgttgtattactcgtcgatgtaattgaagtcggttttttttcgtttgcgagcaaacacaattattgatagttctttgaatattattatgcCAACAGAAAATTTTAATCGTTAATTTCACAGTGACATAAATTTGATTTTGAGCTGTAGGTACACAGACAACACCAGAGGAAATTTGGattctataaattattataaattaacaatgaATTTAAGATTGTTGAGTAAAATTACTACTTGTTTATTACACAACGTCAATATACACGGCGCAACGTCGCTATAATAACGTtgaaggaaattaaaaaaaaaaaatcactatacCAATATGTAAATGGTACAGTGAGATTTGTTACATACATAGATGTCAGATTAGGCTACGATTATCTTTACCAAGATAAAAGAAATCACATACGTAGCACTTATCCTGTTACATTATAAGTTAACAAATTTGTTAAATAGAGGAAGTTACTACTACTTTCTATTTATCTTAGGTCGCATATAGTCGTTAAATAGACGTTTTTATCAAAGTTACTTGGTGTATTTGGTAAATCAAGTGAATCGTTATTGCGTAACTCATTATAATGAGGTTGTACCACAATTTAAGAATTAGATTGGTCGACATCACCGCCTGgtttaattgtatataaattgatataaacatatatatgtatgtataacatatacatatatatatatatatatatatatatatatatatatatatatatatatatatatatatatattatgtgtattttatatatgtaaatgttttgtatgtttattattatatattgtctattagtACTTTGTTCTAGTATTCTAATTGCACACcaatcgtttgtttacttcctaactgcagtttctatttcgtgtcctatacccaaaggttgtctggaagagatcgctctttcagcgataagaccgcctttgtacatctttcgttttatgtttttttttctctgttgtttcttttaatggtgtacaattaagagtattatatatatatatttgtttgatatgatataaatatattacacggATCGAGCCCATGACCGTAAGCGTAACATCCAGTGTGTGATTATTTCGATACTAATTATAAACATCGGTTATTTTGAAAAGTGTATTAAATGCTTTTCTTTGTTCTCCAGGTACCAACATTTGCATACGAAAAGCGACTCTCCCGCATTGAAACTTTGCGTTTAGCGATCACTTACATAAGTTTCATGTGCGAGTTGCTCCACGGGTCGCCGCAGCCCCATCATCCTTCACATTCGTCACTGCACCCCCCGCGCCACGTGTTCGATGCTGAAGTACCTTGGTGCTCTTAAATGTTACTTAAACTTTTAAGGTCACTATGAGTACTTTTGATTCTAAGGGACTTACCGCAATTGTTATCTTAACTCTCCCGACCACGAAGTATTTCCAGAGCTGTCAATAGCAACAAAACTTCCCGCGTAAGGATTTAAATGAGTACTTCTTGATAAATAGCGCGCTCTACCGGCAAAAATTCTATCccctaaatttcaaaattcgtTCAACATTACGTTCGGACTCCTTGTCTTGAgagtttcaaaataacaatcccggaacaacaaaataaaagtcCCTTAGAATCAAAAATGTTACTTGGTTACAAATTATGTATACcagtctatttattttttatacttcgcagtacttttaatttttctttagaaaactaatcttaaataaataaaagaaaatcgtTTATaggttcaaaaaaaatttttttttgtttaaatatttgtttgttctaTGTTTTTTTGGGCTGTcgtagttatatttaaaaaaatagttatataccgaaattaaaaaaaaaaaaacaatattaatttaatatatttaaatgtcttATATAGCATCCTGAGATGCACTACCCATGATAATGTAATATACTAGTCTTACATTTTACTGATACAAATAATAACTTGTATTTATATTCGTTTCTCGACATAGTCGTTAATTACTCATAGACCAAGAAGTCTTCCACTAGTTTTaaggattatttattttatttataatattacaaatgtactTTATTATAGTATTGTAGTATCGAACTTTAATgatagtaattattaattaggaCACGAAACCAACTATCGGTTACTGTcgctatatttattaataaaaataaatgaatataaaaatagattttatttttaaacgaaacaAATCCTAGTCAAATGAGTTGATTACCACATTAAGGTTGTTAAATTGTAAGTTatcttaatttgtttattttatttatttatactttattgttacaccacaactacattttaaacaataaacacatttaaaaaatatttacagactgtgaagtacaatgacttatggctatttagccattttttccagacaacccaatttgTTGTAATATGGAAATGTACTTgtttctataataaataaaaaatatttaattttacatgttTGAACTGTTCCATCGACCCCGTTACGTGTAATGACTCGTaacaatcgaaataaaaaaataatgacgtTGGTGTACGTAATTTTGGAACCGTAAAGTAAcggaataaagaaaaaaaa
This genomic interval carries:
- the LOC123662392 gene encoding protein Fer3-like, encoding MSYGSETPHVWSSSSGSEVSPYGSLWDAPPAPVAYPDILAFPPADLVWSTAGCGRGSSRSTPGGKKPRRRVASVAQRRAANIRERRRMFNLNEAFDKLRRKVPTFAYEKRLSRIETLRLAITYISFMCELLHGSPQPHHPSHSSLHPPRHVFDAEVPWCS